The segment TCCCGTTTTGGTGTGGTAGCGCAATCGGTTCGGCAATCCGGTACCGGGCGGAGTCTCGCAAAAGCTGCCGGGCATCCCAAGCACCCCAGCTGACCCAGATCGACCCCGGCATCTGGTACCGCTCGACGAACTGGCGCAGCTGCTCTGCCGCCACCGTGAACAACGGGGCATCATCGACGTCGCTTTGACTAATGCCGGTCAGGTTGGTAAAGAACGCGGTGAGCTGGGGATTCACGACCGGTCGAACGAACGACTGAAAGTGATCGAGCACGGTGCCGTTGCCCCGGACCCAGACCGCACCGATTTCTGCCGTCTCCATCTCCCATCCTGCCGCCATGTCCTCCGAGCACGTCGCCTCAAGGTCCACTACCAGCACAGGGGCGTTCATAGCTGCCGCGCCGCCAGGCCCTGAGAACTCGCCGCTTGATTCATTTTCTGAGCTAGCCATTCAGCCCTGAGGTGGCTGTAATTTTTTAGAACCTGCAGCGTCTTGTGCCCCGTGATCGATGCTGCCTCAATACGTCCTAGCCCCAGCTCAAAGAGCCTGCTAGTTGCTTCATGCCGTAAGTCGTGAAATCTGAGCCCTTCAATGGAAGCCCGCTCGCACGCGAACTCCCAGATTGCCCGCAACGCCGCTGTTTTGATTGGGAACACAGGGCCTCCTTTCAGCGGGCGTGGCATCGCACCTAGAATTTCGCACGCGGTAGCATTCAGCGGCACAATTCTCGGCTCTCCGTTTTTAGTGTCATGCAGCATGGCCGTTCCATGCGTGTCGGCGATCCGCAGGTCCTTCCATTCCAGCGCAAGCAATTCCCCTTGGCGCATCGCAGTTTCGATGGCTAACCGAACCAGCGGAACAACAATGGCCGCCTGCCGAGCCTTCGCAAGTTCCCTTAGAAGACGCTGCTCCTCCCCCTCTTCTAAACGTCGCTTTCGAGATTTCCCGTGCGACGGCAACTCAATGTCGGCAACAGGATTTGCAACTGCCATTCGCCAGCGCTTGCGAGCAATAGTGAAGACGTGCGAGAGAAGTGCAACCAGCTTTCGCTTGGTCGCGTCAGAGAGCGGCTGGCCCTGCAATGGCCCTGGCTGGTCTCGCTTCAAATCCTTGAGAAAGGCCGTAACGTCATCTGCGGTAATCCTGTAAAGGCTCATCTTCGCCAGCTTGCTCCGTTTGAGCCGGGTGATCTTGTGCGCCTCCGACTCAGCCGACTTCTTCTTGGCGGATACCTCTTTCTCGTATCTATCCAGGGCCAGCGACAGCGTGGCAGCCTTAACCTCGTGGCGTTTCACCCGTGCATCCAAGACGCGCCGCGCGTCGGGATCGAGTGCCAAGGCAGCACGCTTACTGTTTCTATAGGCTCGGGCCTCATCCAGTGTGTCAAAGGTACCCGTGACGCGGTGGCCATCGACCATGAGTTTGACCTGAAAGGAGTACGGGCCACGCTGGTAGATGCCACTTTCAATCGCCCTGCTTTTTCCCATTTTTTCCCAGAAATTCGATCCACATTTGTGTAAATCATTGTACACAAAGGTTAAGCAGGAAGTAACGCAGGGGACTCAAAATCCCCCGCCGCAAGGCGTGTCGGTTCGAGTCCGACCCCGGGCACCAACTCCCCCATCGATTCCATTGCCAACCTATCCACCGCCAGCGTGGAGGATCCAGGCATGGCGAAACCGACGCTCCAGTCTTCGACCTTGCCCTTGGCATTGTCCGGGTTGCCCCTGGCGCTGGCATCGGTGCTGGAATGACCATCGCTGCCCATCAGGCTCAGGTGCCCCCGGCCCGTGGCGGTCTGGCTACCTTCCCACTTGCCAACCGCGTATAGCCCGCCGGAGGCCGGCTTGTCGCTGTCCCGGTCGAAGCCCTGCTCTTCCACGTACTGCGGCTCACCGAGCCGATCGTGCAGGCTGTGCACGAATACGTAAGACATATCCCGCTGGCGCAAAGGCGCATCCGTTGCTTATTCTTCTACCGTGCGATCGAGCGGGCCCGTCGAAGACCCGCCGGCACGAACAATCCTCGAAAACTGCAACACAGGGAATGAAGATGATCCGACTTACCGCCACAACCGCGGCCGTCGCCTGCGCCGCACTACTGGCTGGCTGCGCCGGCGCCAATATGGATAGCCTCACCCAGGCTGGCACCAGCATGTTCTCGGCCGCCACACTCAGTGATGCCAACGTCAAGCAACTGTCCGACCAGTCCTGCGCCCAGATGGACAAGCAGAACACGCTGGCCACGCCGGACAGCACCTATTCGAAACGGCTCGTGAAAATCATGAGCGGTCTGCAGAACACCGGGCTGCCGCTCGATGCGAAGGTCTACATGACCAAGGATGTCAACGCGTGGGCCATGGCCAATGGTTGCGTGCGGGTCTATAGCGGGCTGATGGACATGATGAGTGACGACGAAGTACGCGGCGTGCTCGGTCACGAGATCGGCCACGTGGCGCTGGGCCATACCAAGTCGGCAATGCAGGTGGCCTATTCCACCGCCGCCGCGCGTGGACTGCTCGGTTCGACGGGCAACGCCACGTTGACCGCGCTGTCGTCGTCGCAGTTGGGCGCGCTCGGCGAGCAGCTCGTCAATGCGCAGTTCTCGCAGCGGCAGGAGAGCCAGGCCGATGACTACTCGTTCGACCTGCTCACCAAGAACGGCGCCAACCGCCAGGCGCTTGTCACGGCATTCCAGAAACTGGCCAAGCTCGATGGCGGCCAGTCGAGCATGCTGAGTTCGCACCCCGGTTCGGCTGCGCGCGCACAGCATATTCAGGACCGGATCGCCAGCGGGAAGTAGTCTCGCGCTCCCAGGCGCGGGAGCGGGTGTGGAGGTTCAGGATGCGACGTACGGCATATTGAACCGCTGGCCCCCGCTCCTCTCCCGCAAGCGGGAGAGGAACGAACACCGCAGGCGCATCAGCGCGCTTCGACAAACGCCAGCATCGTCTCCAGCATCTTGCGGATAGCGGGCTGGATCGCGGCGGCCTTGGCCTCGCTGTACGCGAACGGGTACACCTCTTCCATGTAGGACGACTGCGTCTGCTCAAGCTGGACCGCGTGCACGCCCTGTGCCGGGTTGCCATACTGGCGCGTGATATACCCGCCCTTGAAGCGGCCATTGAGCACCGCGGTATGGTTCGGCACCGCGTCGGCGATCGCGATCAGTTCGGCTGCCAGGCCAGCATCACAGCTCTTGCCATCGGCCGTGCCCAGGTTGAAATCCGGCAGCTTGCCTTCGAAAAAGCGCGGCAGCATCGAGCGGATCGAATGCGCTTCCCAGAGGCCAATCGTCCCATGCTCGGCACGCAGACGCGCCAGCTCTTCCTGCAACGCGTTGTGGTACGGGTGCCAGACTGCGCCACGGCGCAGCGCGACTTCCGCATCGTCCGGCCCGTTCGTGCCATCGGCGTAGATCGGCGTCTTGTCGAACGTATCGACCGGGCACAGGCCCGTGGTGTCCTGGCCCGGGTACAGATTCTGGTTATCGGGCGGGCGGTTCAGGTCGATGACATAGCGCGAGTGCGTGGCCATCAGGATCGACGCGCCCAGTTCGCGCGCGCATTCATAGACGCGATCCATGTGCCAGTCGGTGTCCGGCACGGTGCGGGCCTCTGGCGTCAGGCGCTCGGCCAGTTTCGCGGGAAGATGGGTGCCAACGTGCGGCATCGACACCAGCAGCGGGCGTGTGCCGCGATGCAGGGTGAAAGCGGGGATATCGGTGGTGAAGGACATCGTTGTCTCTGGGGCTTCGGGATTGCAGTCCAGGCTCGGTCGGCCTGGCTCAGTCGGCCAGCAGGCGAGCACGCGCCTCGGCGAACAACCGGCCCGCCTCCGCCTGTTGCGGATGCACGCCATGCTGCACGCGGCACATGCCGCCGGTGCGGACTTCCGCTAGTGTCTCATGTCCGTGGCTGGCAAACACGTGCGTGGCCAACGCGCGCGAGCCGTCCAGGCCAGCCAGCGTCGGATGATTGCCATCCAGCACGACGAAGTCGGCACGCTGGCCCACTGCCAGCCCCGCCACCGGACGCGCCGACGCGCGCGCGCCGCCAGCCACGGCATCGAGCCAGACCAGATCCGCCACCTGCGGATGCCGCGCCGATGCCAGCACATTGCGCCGCTGCATGGCCAAGCGCTGGCCATATTCGAACAGGCGCAGTTCCTCGGCCACGCTCACGCTGGCATGGCTGTCCGAGCCGATGCCCCATGCGCCGTTCTGCGCAAGGTACGGCGCCGCGTCGAACACGCCATCGCCAAGGTTCGCCTCGGTGGTCGGACAGATGCCCGCCACCGCGCCGCTGTGCGCCAGGCGCCGGCGTTCGTCCCAGTCCATGTGCGTGGCATGGACCAGGCACCAGCGCGCATCCACCGGCGCGTGATCGAGCAGCCACTGCACGGGACGCACGCCCGTGGTCGCCAGACATTCATCCACCTCTTTCTGCTGTTCGGCGATGTGGATGTGCACGGGCGCCGTCGCGTCCATCGCGTGCAGGTGCGCGACGGCCTGGGCCAGGCTGTGCGGCGGCACGGCACGCAGAGAATGCGGCGCGAGGCCGAGTCGCGCCCCATAGGCCGCGCAGTGGGGCGCGAGCTTTTCCAGCAGCGCCAGCATCGCATCGGTATCGTTGAGGAAGCGTCGCTGGTCATCCTGCGGAGGCTTTCCGCCGAAGCCCGCTGTCTGATACAGCACCGGCAGCAGCGTCATGCCTATGCCCGCCGTCTGCGCCGCGCGCAACAGCCGCAGCGACATCTCCGCCGGATCGGCATACGGCTTGCCATCGACATCGTGATGAACGTAGTGAAACTCGCACACGCTCGTATAGCCCGCGCTCAGCATCTCGATGTAGAGCTGGGTCGCGATGGCCTCCAGCGCATCGGGTGACAAGCGCAGCGCGAAACGGTACATCAGCGCCCGCCAGCTCCAGAACGAATCGCCACCGGCCGGGTCAGCGGTCTGGCTGACACTGCGGTACTCGGTGAGCCCCGCGAATCCGCGCTGGAACGCATGGGAATGGAGATTCGGCATCCCGGGCAATACCGGGCCTGCCGCTTGCGATTCTCCGGGGGCAGGTGCCACATCCGTCGTGACCGACGTAAGCACCCCGTGGGCGTCCCATTGCAGCCGTACATTGCGTGCCCACCCGCCGGGCAACAACGCGTGCGGCGCAAACAAGCTTGTCACTGCGGTCATCGTTGCCAACCTTCTCCCTTGCGGAATACCCGCCCTCGCCGCACGACGGCGGCGCATGGATTGCGGCCGAACCAGTACGCAAGCTCGGCCGGCGACGCGACCTGCCACAGCACGAAATCGGCGGCGCGATCCACCGCCAGCAGGCCATGCCGGTCGGCCGCGCCGAGCGCGCGCGCCGCGTGTGTCGTCACACCGGCCAGCACCTCGGGCACCGTCATGCGGAATATCGTGCAGCCCATGTTCATCATCAGCAGCAGCGAGGTGGTGGGCGACGTACCTGGATTGTGATCGGTCGAGATCGCCATCGGCACGCCATGCTTGCGCAGCAGCGCCAGCGGCGGCAGTTGCGTATCACGCAGGAAATAGTACGCCCCGGGCAGGAGCACGGCCACGGTACCCGCTTCGGCCATCGCCACCACACCGGCCTCGTCGAGATGCTCGAGGTGATCGGCCGAGATCGCCTTGTGGCGCGCTGCCAGCGCCGCGCCGCCCAGGTTGCTCAGTTGCTCGGCATGGAGCTTGACCGGCAGGCCGTGGCGCGCGGCGGCCTCGAACACGCGCGTGGTCTGCGCGATCGAGAAGCCAATGCCCTCACAGAACGCGTCGACCGCATCGACAAGCCCTTCCGCAGCCAGCGCCGGCAGCATCGTCTCGCAGACCAGCTCGATGTACGCGTCGGCGCGGCCGGCGTACTCGGGTGGCAGCGCATGAGCGCCAAGGAACGTCGTATGGACGGCGACGCCATAGGTCTCGCCAAGCTGGCGCGCCACACGCAACTGCTTGCGTTCAGCTTCCAGCGACAGGCCATAGCCCGACTTGATCTCGATCGCGGTCACGCCTTCCGCGAGCAGCGGCTCGAGCCGCGCGGACGCCTGCGCGAACAGCGTGGCTTCGTCCGCCTCGCGCGTGGCGCGCACCGTGGACACAATGCCGCCTCCCGCGCGCGCAATCTCTTCGTAGCTTGCGCCGGCCAGCCGCATCGCGAACTCGTCGGCACGCTGCCCGCCATAGACCAGATGGGTATGGCAATCGACCAGTCCTGGCGTGATCCACGCGCCGTTGGCGTCGTGCCGCGGCAAATGGCGATATACGTCGGGCAGCGCGGCGAATGCGCCGAGCCATGCGATGCGGCCCTGCTCGACGACGATGGCGCCATCACGAATCGCCTGCGCCGGATCGGCGGCGGGCAGCAGATGGCAGTGATGCCAGACGCCGTCGGCTGACGGCGCTTCGTTGAATTTCATCGGACCGGTTCCTTATGCAAGGCCACGCGCAGACACAGCGCGGACATCTCATCGTGAATCATCGTGACGGCCGGCGCTCCGGGCACCATCACGATGCCGTCGCCAGCCGTCATGTGCTGGCCGTCGCCACAATCCCATGCGCCGCGCAGCACCAGGATCAGCACCGTGGCGTCGGTGGGGTCGGCGGTGAACGCCTGACGCATCAGTCGAACCTCCGCGCGGCAAACGCCGCGACGCGTCATGACATTGAAGTCGCGCGTCGGGCCGTCAACCAGCGTCGCGTGGACGGCGCTATCGCCGGAAAATGCGAACGGCTCGCCGAGGTGCCTGAGCTTGTGGCAAAACGAATCGTCGTGAGCCTGCAGATGCACGCCAGCCCCGTCGATCAGCACGATCTGTCGGTCGATACCCGGAAACGCCGAGAACGGCCCGTCCATGGCGATATCGGCCACGCTGATGCGCCAGTCGAACGTATCCATGCCCGCGCCCGGCGGCCATACGGCGATTTCGCGCGTGGTGCCGCCACCGTTCTTCCACGGCGTCGGCACGATCCTGTCGAGTCCAAACTTCATGTACGGTTCACCATCGGCAGATTCAGTCCCTTTTCCTTCGCGCATTCGATGGCGGATTCGTAGCCGGCATCGGCATGACGCATCACACCGGTGGCAGGATCGTTCCACAGCACGCGTTCGATGCGCTTGGCCGCGGCGTCCGTACCATCGCAAACGATCACCACGCCAGCATGTTGCGAGAAGCCCATGCCAACACCGCCGCCGTGATGCAGGCTGACCCACGTGGCGCCGCCAGCCGTGTTCAGCAGCGCGTTGAGCAGTGGCCAATCAGACACGGCGTCGGAGCCGTCACGCATCGCCTCCGTCTCGCGGTTCGGTGATGCCACCGAGCCGCAGTCGAGGTGATCGCGGCCGATCACGACGGGCGCCTTCAGTTCGCCAGACTTCACCATTTCATTGAAGGCCAGGCCCGCGCGATGGCGCTCGTCGAGACCAACCCAGCAGATGCGCGCGGGCAAGCCCTGGAACGCGATGCGGTCGCGCGCCATGTCGAGCCAGCGGTGCAGGTGCTTGTCCTCCGGGAACAGTTCCTTCATCTTGGCGTCGGTCTTGTAGATATCCTCGGGGTCGCCGGAGAGCGCCACCCAGCGGAACGGCCCCTTGCCGCGGCAAAACAGCGGACGGATATACGCCGGCACGAAGCCGGGGAAATCGAAGGCGTTCTTCACGCCTTCGTCGAACGCCACCTGACGGATGTTGTTGCCGTAGTCGAGCGTGGGCACGCCCATCTGCTGGAACGCGAGCATCGCCTCCACATGCTTGACGATCGACGTACGCGCGGCCGCTTCCACGGCCTTTGGATCGCGCTGGCGCAGGTCCTCCCATTGCGCCACGGTCCAGCCCTCTGGCAGGTAGCCATTGACGAGATCATGGGCGGAAGTCTGGTCGGTGACGATGTCCGGCCGCATACCGCCGGCCTGCGCGCGACGCACCAGTTCCGGCACGATCTCTGCGGCATTGCCGAGCAGCCCCACCGAGATCGCCTGGCCATTTTTCGTGGCCTCGGCAATCATCGCCAGCGCTTCATCGAGCGTGGTGGCCTTCTTGTCGAGATAGCGCGTGCGGATGCGGAAATCGATGCGCGATTCCTGGCATTCGATCGCCAGCACACAAGCACCGGCCAGCACGCCGGCCAGCGGCTGCGCGCCACCCATCCCGCCCAGGCCAGCGGTCAGGATCCACTTGCCGGTCAGGTCGCCGTTGTAGTGCTGGTTGCCTGCTTCGGCAAAGGTCTCGAACGTGCCCTGCACGATGCCCTGCGTGCCGATGTAGATCCACGAGCCAGCAGTCATCTGACCGTACATCATCAGCCCGGCGCGATCGAGTTCGTTGAACTTGTCCCAGTTTGCCCAGTGCGGCACCAGGTTCGAGTTGGCGATCAGCACACGCGGCGCATCGGCATGGGTGCGGAATACCCCGACGGGCTTGCCCGACTGCACGAGCAGCGACTCGTCTTCGCCCAGGCGGCGCAGGCAGTCGAGAATCGCGTCGAAGCACTCCCAGTTGCGCGCGGCCTTGCCAATGCCGCCATAGACCACCAGATCCTGCGGGCGCTCCGCCACGTCGGGGTCGAGGTTGTTCTGGATCATGCGATAGGCGGCTTCGATCAGCCAGTTCTTGCAGTGAAGCTGGCTGCCATGCGGCGCGCGGATCTCCCGCGGGCCACGCAGCGTCTGGGTGAATTGGTGTTCGTTGGCGTTCATGGTCGGTCCCGGGATGGATGAAGGCTGCTCGAATGGAGAATGGAGAATGGACTAGCGGTTCACGAAGCTCATGCGCCGACGTTCGTCGGCAAGATCTCCCGCACGGCGTCAGGCCAGCCCGCGCCCGCATCGCCTTGAACCACCCACTGCTTCATGGCCTCGATGTCCGGCGCGAGATAGCGATCGGCTTCGACGAACGCCACGCGCGCGCGGATACGCGCCAGTTCCTGCTCCACCAGCGGCGACGACTTGAGCGGTCGATGAAATTCGATACCCTGCGCGGCGGCCATCGCCTCGATGCCGACGATCACAGCGGTGTTGGCCGCCATCTCGCCCAGGCGGCGCGCGCCGTAGGTGGCCATCGACACATGGTCCTCCTGGTTGGCCGAAGTGGGCAGGCTGTCCACGCTGGACGGATGGGCCAGCGACTTGTTCTCGGACGCCAACGCCGCGGCCGTGACCTGCGCGATCATGAATCCGGAGTTCAGGCCGCCATCGCGCACCAGGAACGGCGGCAGGCCCGACAGGCCGGTGTCGAGCAGCAGCGCAAGGCGGCGTTCCGAGATTGCGCCGATCTCGGCGATCGCCAGTGCGATGATGTCGGCGGCAAAGGCCACCGACTCCGCGTGGAAGTTGCCGCCGGAGACCACATCACCCTGTTCGGAGAACACCAGCGGATTGTCGGATGCCGCGTTGGCTTCGATGCGCAGGATGCGGGCGGCATGGGTCAGGTTGTCCAGGCACGCGCCCATCACCTGCGGCTGGCAGCGGATCGAGTACGGGTCCTGCACCCGGCCGCACATCTTGTGCGAGTCGACGATCTCGCTGCCATCAAGCATCGCGCGTGCCGCGCCGGCCACGGCGATCTGGCCCGCCTGGCCGCGTGCCGCGTGAATGCGAGCATCGAACGGCTTGACCGATCCCTTGATCGCTTCGAGCGACAGCGCGCCCGCCACCAGTCCGGCCGCGAAGGCGTCCTCCGCGGCGAACAGGCCGGCCAGGGCCAGAGCGGTGGAAACCTGCGTGCCGTTGAGCAGCGCCAGACCTTCCTTCGGGCCCAGCGTGAAGGCGGCGAGCCCCGCATGGACCAGACCCTGCGCAGCCGGCACGCGCTGGCCGTCGACATACACATCGCCCACGCCGATCAGCGTGCAGGACATATGGGCCAGCGGCGCCAGATCGCCCGATGCGCCGACCGAGCCCTTGGCGGGGATGCACGGCGTCACGCCGTGGTTGGCCAGCGCCAGCAGCGCTTCGATCAGTTCGGGGCGCACGCCCGAATGCCCACGCGCGAGGCTGACAGCCTTGATGGCCAGGATCAGCCGCACGGTATCGACGGACAGGTCGGAGCCCGTACCCACGCTGTGCGAGAGCACCAGATTGCGTTGCAGTTCGGCGAGCTTGTCGTGCGCGATGCGCGACTGGGCAAGCTTGCCGAAGCCGGTATTGATGCCATAGACCACCGCGTCGGCGTCGATGATGTCCTGCACGGTGGCCTGCGCGGCACGCACGCCGGCCCACGCCGACTCCGCCATCGCCAGTCGCACTTCGCCACGATGGATGCGGCGCAGGTCATCCAGCGACACGTGGCCGGGGTTCAGCGTCAGGAGCGGTCGGGAATCTTGGGTCATCGTCATTCTCTGCTTGCTTGTCGGTCTTGGATAAAGACCTTGTATGGGCCTGTCTATACAGGTTAGTCGAAAAATAAGCCCGATGACCAGCTGTTGCTGGCCTCAGGCGCAAATATCAGCCGAAGGCAGGATTGCCGTCGGCACGGAAGCGGCTGCCAAGCCGGTAGCGGTTGCCCGGGTGCAGGCAACGCACGAACGTCACCGGCACGCCGTTGGTCCATGTGCGGCGCGTCAGCAGCAGGCACGGCTGCGTCGGGGGCATCTCAAGCTGCGCCGCCTGCTCGGGCGTGGCGGAGATCGCATCGACCACATGCTCCACCTGGTCGTACGGCACATTGCGCAACAGGTATTCGCCGGGCTTGGTGCCGCTGAAATCCTGGTTGATGAAATCTGGCGCCACGCGCGGGTTCACGTAGCGGTCTTCGAGCTGAACTGGCACGCCGTCCTCGCGATGCACACAAACCGAGTGGTACACCGACTCGCCCGTGTGCAACTCCAGTGCGGCGGCGACCTCGATCGGCGCGGAGACGCGCTCCACCAGGATCACGTCGCACGCGTAGTCATGCCCACGCATACGGATCTCGTCCTGCAGGTTGACCACGGAAAGCAGCGTCGACTGCGGCTTCTGCTCGGCCACGAACGTCCCCACACCAGCCACGCGCACCACCCTGCCCTGCTCCGACAATTCGCGCAGCGCGCGATTGACCGTCATCCGCGATACCGAGAAGCGGTTCACGAGCTCCTGCTCGGACGGCACGCGGTCACCGGGTTTCCACACGCCGCTCTGGATCTGGCGCGCGATGTATTCCTTGACCTGCCGATATAGCGCGGCAGGCGCGGTGGCGTTGGTCGGGGTGGGTGCCTGGCTGGCGGACTGGTTCATGGTCTCAATGCTCGGCCGAGGCCATGGCTTCGGCGCGAATCTCCTCGGTCAGCCGTGCCTTCAGCGCGGAGAACTCGGGAGAGGTCTTGATCGTGTAGTGGCGCGGATGGGGGAAGTCCACCGCGATTTCGCTCTTGATCCGACCCGGCCGCGCGGAGAACACCGCCACCCGGTTGGCCATGAAGATGGCCTCGTCGATATCGTGCGTGACGAATAGTACCGTCTTGCGTGCGGACTCCCAGATGCCCAGCAGCAGTTCCTGCATCAGCACACGGGTCTGGTTGTCGAGCGCGCCGAACGGCTCGTCGAGCAGCAGGATCTTCGGATCGTTGGCCAGCGCCCGCGCAATTGCCGTGCGTTGCTGCATCCCGCCGGAGAGCTGCTTCGGATAGTGATGCTCGAAGCCGCGCAGCCCCACGCGCGCCATGAAGA is part of the Cupriavidus metallidurans CH34 genome and harbors:
- a CDS encoding ABC transporter ATP-binding protein, which encodes MSALSIQQVSRTFENPRGGSTQALLPVDFEVRDNDFVTILGPSGCGKSTLLRIVAGLDTPSGGRVLLDGQPVAGPGADRGMVFQSYTLFPWLTIEQNVRFGLRERGMSEAAQKERSDFFMARVGLRGFEHHYPKQLSGGMQQRTAIARALANDPKILLLDEPFGALDNQTRVLMQELLLGIWESARKTVLFVTHDIDEAIFMANRVAVFSARPGRIKSEIAVDFPHPRHYTIKTSPEFSALKARLTEEIRAEAMASAEH